ATTCCGGATATGGTACGTATCCCCGGATATATCGTTATTATCGCGACATTCGTTACGGTAGTACAAATGTGTATGGAAGCTTTCGTTCCCGCATTGTATGCCAGCCTGGGACTATTCATTCCGTTGATTGTAGTAAACTGTATCGTATTAGGACGTGCAGAAGCTTTCGCCGCTAAAAATGGTGTCGTTTCTTCCGCATTCGACGGACTGGGTATCGGACTCGGTTTCACCCTGGCCCTTACACTGCTAGGTGGCATACGTGAATTATTGGGTACAGGAAAATTATTCGGCCTGACTCTTATGCCTGAACAATTCGGTTCGCTGATCTTCGTACTGGCTCCGGGTGCTTTCATCGCACTGGGTTACCTGATTGCTATTGTAAACAAATTGCGTAAAGCCTGATATTAAAAAACGAAAGATATGGAATATATACTAATATTTATCGCAGCCGTATTTGTCAACAATGTCGTGTTGGCACAGTTCCTGGGTATATGCCCGTTCCTCGGTGTATCGAAGAAAGTGGAAACTGCGGCAGGTATGGGGGCAGCCGTTACATTCGTGCTTACCATCGCAACCATTGTCACTTTCCTGGTACAGAAATATGTCCTGGATAAATTCGGATTAGGTTTTATGCAGACAATCAGTTTTATCCTGATCATTGCCGCATTGGTTCAAATGGTCGAGATCATCCTGAAAAAAGTGTCTCCGGCTCTTTACCAGGCACTTGGGGTATTCCTTCCATTGATTACCACCAACTGCTGTATCCTGGGTGTCGCCATCCTCGTAATACAAAAAGAGTATAATTTATTGGAATCTGTTGTATATGCAATATCAACAGCTATTGGATTTGCGCTAGCTTTAGTTATCTTTGCAGGGATTAGAGAACAGTTGGCTTTGACACGTGTTCCCGAAGGTATGAAAGGTACCCCTATTGCGCTGATAACTGCCGGTTTACTGGCTATGGCGTTTATGGGATTCTCCGGAATCGTATAATTTAATCTAAATAGAGACTAGCATGAAAAAGAAAATCTTAGTAGCAGGTGGAACCGGATACATTGGCTCTCACACTACAGTTGAGTTGCAGAATGCAGGTTATGATGTAGTAATCATCGACGACCTGTCGAACTCCAATATCGAGGTATTGGATGGTATCGAAAAGATCACAGGTATCCGTCCTGAATTTATCAAGCTGGATTTAAAAGATAAAGAAGGAACTCGTGAAGCATTGAAGGCCCATCCGGGTATCAACGGTATCATCCTGTTCGCTGCCAGCAAGGCTGTCGGTGAATCGGTTCAACAACCGCTGAAGTATTATCGTAACAATGTCGTTACGCTGGTCAACCTGTTGGAACTGATGCCTGAATTCAATATCGAAGGTATTGTGTTCTCTTCTTCCTGTACCGTTTACGGACAGCCGGATCCTGAAAACTTGCCTGTAACAGAAGATGCACCGATCAAACCGGCAACTTCTCCTTACGGTAATACCAAACAGATCAACGAAGAGATCATCCGCGATACAATCCACGCAAATGCTCCGTTCAAGAGCATCATCCTGCGTTATTTCAACCCGATCGG
This is a stretch of genomic DNA from Parabacteroides chongii. It encodes these proteins:
- the galE gene encoding UDP-glucose 4-epimerase GalE, translating into MKKKILVAGGTGYIGSHTTVELQNAGYDVVIIDDLSNSNIEVLDGIEKITGIRPEFIKLDLKDKEGTREALKAHPGINGIILFAASKAVGESVQQPLKYYRNNVVTLVNLLELMPEFNIEGIVFSSSCTVYGQPDPENLPVTEDAPIKPATSPYGNTKQINEEIIRDTIHANAPFKSIILRYFNPIGAHPSAEIGELPNGVPQNLIPYLTQTAIGIRKELSVFGDDYDTPDGSCIRDYINVVDLAKAHVIAMDRMLGGKTDANVEYFNLGTGNGVTVLELINTFEKATGVKVPHKIVGRREGDIEKVWANPERANKVLGWTAKETLADTLASAWKWQERLRERGIQ
- a CDS encoding RnfABCDGE type electron transport complex subunit E; protein product: MSNLKILMNGIIKENPTFVLLLGMCPTLGTTSSALNGMSMGLATMFVLICSNMAISAMKNLIPDMVRIPGYIVIIATFVTVVQMCMEAFVPALYASLGLFIPLIVVNCIVLGRAEAFAAKNGVVSSAFDGLGIGLGFTLALTLLGGIRELLGTGKLFGLTLMPEQFGSLIFVLAPGAFIALGYLIAIVNKLRKA
- the rsxA gene encoding electron transport complex subunit RsxA, with amino-acid sequence MEYILIFIAAVFVNNVVLAQFLGICPFLGVSKKVETAAGMGAAVTFVLTIATIVTFLVQKYVLDKFGLGFMQTISFILIIAALVQMVEIILKKVSPALYQALGVFLPLITTNCCILGVAILVIQKEYNLLESVVYAISTAIGFALALVIFAGIREQLALTRVPEGMKGTPIALITAGLLAMAFMGFSGIV